In a single window of the Manis javanica isolate MJ-LG chromosome 16, MJ_LKY, whole genome shotgun sequence genome:
- the TRIM27 gene encoding zinc finger protein RFP, with amino-acid sequence MASGSVAECLQQETTCPVCLQYFAEPMMLDCGHNICCACLARCWGAAETNVSCPQCRETFPQRHMRPNRHLANVTQLVKQLRTERPSGPGGEMGVCGKHREPLKLYCEEDQMPICVVCDRSREHRGHSVLPLEEAVEGFKEQIQNQLDHLKRVKDLKKRRRAQGEQARAELLSLTQMEREKIVWEFEQLYHSLKEHEYRLLARLEELDLAIYNSINGAITQFSCNISHLSSLIAQLEEKQQQPTRELLQDIGDTLSRAERIRIPEPWITPPDLQEKIHIFAQKCLFLTESLKQFTEKMQSDMEKIQELREAQLYSVDVTLDPDTAYPSLILSDNLRQVRYSYLQQDLPDNPERFNLFPCVLGSPCFIAGRHYWEVEVGDKAKWTIGVCEDSVCRKGGVTSAPQNGFWAVSLWYGKEYWALTSPMTALPLRTPLQRVGIFLDYDAGEVSFYNVTERCHTFTFSHATFCGPVRPYFSLSYSGGKSAAPLIICPMSGIDGFSGHVGNHGHSMETSP; translated from the exons ATGGCCTCCGGTAGCGTGGCCGAGTGCTTACAGCAGGAGACCACCTGCCCCGTGTGCCTCCAGTACTTTGCCGAGCCCATGATGCTCGACTGCGGTCACAACATCTGTTGCGCGTGCCTCGCCCGCTGCTGGGGCGCGGCGGAGACCAATGTGTCGTGTCCGCAGTGCCGAGAGACCTTCCCGCAGCGGCACATGCGGCCCAACCGGCACCTGGCCAATGTGACCCAGCTGGTGAAGCAGTTGCGCACCGAGCGGCCGTCGGGGCCCGGCGGCGAGATGGGCGTGTGCGGGAAGCACCGCGAGCCGCTGAAGCTGTACTGCGAGGAAGACCAGATGCCCATTTGCGTGGTGTGCGACCGCTCCCGCGAGCACCGGGGCCACAGCGTGCTGCCGCTCGAGGAGGCGGTGGAGGGCTTCAAG gAACAAATCCAGAACCAGCTGGACCACCTAAAAAGAGTGAAAGATTTAAAGAAGAGGCGCCGGGCACAGGGGGAGCAAGCACGAGCTGAACTCCTG AGCCTAACCCAGATGGAGAGGGAGAAGATTGTTTGGGAGTTTGAGCAGCTGTATCACTCCTTGAAGGAACATGAATACCGCCTCCTGGCCCGCCTCGAGGAGCTGGACTTGGCCATCTACAATAGCATCAATGGTGCCATCACCCAGTTCTCTTGCAACATCTCCCACCTAAGCAGCCTGATCGCCCAGctggaagagaagcagcagcagcccACGAGGGAGCTCCTGCAG GACATCGGGGACACGTTGAGCAG GGCTGAAAGAATCAGGATCCCTGAACCCTGGATTACACCTCCAGATCTGCAGGAGAAAATCCACATTTTTGCCCAGAAATGTCTCTTCTTGACCGAGAGTCTGAAGCAATTCACAG aaAAAATGCAATCAGATATGGAGAAAATCCAAG AATTGAGAGAGGCTCAATTATACTCAG TGGATGTGACTCTGGATCCAGACACAGCCTACCCCAGCCTGATCCTCTCTGACAATCTGCGGCAAGTGCGGTACAGTTACCTACAGCAGGACCTGCCTGACAACCCTGAGCGGTTCAATCTGTTTCCCTGTGTGTTGGGCTCTCCATGCTTCATCGCTGGGAGACATTACTGGGAGGTAGAGGTGGGAGATAAAGCCAAGTGGACCATAGGTGTCTGTGAAGACTCAGTGTGCAGAAAAGGTGGAGTAACCTCGGCCCCCCAGAATGGATTCTGGGCAGTGTCCTTGTGGTATGGGAAAGAGTACTGGGCTCTTACCTCCCCAATGACCGCCCTCCCCCTGCGGACCCCTCTCCAGCGGGTAGGGATTTTCTTGGACTATGATGCTGGTGAGGTCTCCTTCTACAACGTGACAGAGAGGTGTCACACCTTTACTTTCTCTCATGCTACCTTCTGTGGGCCTGTCCGGCCCTACTTTAGTCTGAGTTACTCGGGAGGGAAGAGTGCAGCTCCTCTGATCATCTGCCCCATGAGTGGGATCGATGGGTTTTCTGGCCATGTTGGGAATCATGGTCATTCCATGGAGACCTCCCCTTGA